One Glutamicibacter halophytocola DNA segment encodes these proteins:
- a CDS encoding IclR family transcriptional regulator: MSSERTKKVSPIQLVLKAGLLVDELSALGPSTPADLAKATDEPRPSVYRILSTLEKSGLVRRSENSLVELGTGILRLGEAASDALIDRNTLTTVLEDMQSRLGLTSAFWIYRNNTAVCLDQVDATDVDLHALSSGRILPLHAGAASHVILAFSTPEILDSLIKSAPFPALAPHTPTGAKDLVKLVEKTRNDGWRLEVNEVVNGIAAIGFPVFNPDGTLFGALTVAGLVDHVRATEQEVRKAMEAAAMELGEARQDFSPAPTGAVFDAPDSQGSVLAKAGTLISALASERVATSSRLTELINEPASSVYRMLGTLQDIGWIEQLANRGAFRIGSKMISLAGNMLNSLDVRRASLPILRSIHDATGETVFLCVRRNSRAVCIERIEGKRVNSRLLSLGSSLPLHVGAAPRALLAFEERPAWEDYAALLSQSPDERFSARSKSKLLAELQDIRDAGYVVSDDELTPGIAAVGAPIYDHRNHVVASLSISGLREGILASPSEDSSAAQLVIQGARELSSRLGARLEC; the protein is encoded by the coding sequence ATGAGTAGTGAACGGACGAAAAAGGTCTCTCCGATTCAGCTGGTTCTGAAAGCAGGCCTGCTTGTCGATGAGCTCTCCGCTCTTGGCCCTTCCACGCCAGCTGATCTAGCTAAGGCCACCGATGAACCAAGACCCTCGGTCTACCGCATACTTTCCACGCTTGAAAAGTCTGGCCTCGTTAGACGGAGCGAGAACTCGCTTGTCGAACTCGGAACTGGAATTCTAAGGCTTGGCGAAGCGGCAAGCGACGCGCTGATCGACAGAAACACGCTCACTACAGTTCTCGAAGACATGCAATCGAGACTGGGCTTGACCTCAGCGTTTTGGATCTATCGAAACAACACCGCTGTCTGCTTGGATCAGGTCGACGCTACCGACGTGGATCTGCATGCGCTTTCCTCCGGCAGAATCCTTCCCTTGCACGCAGGCGCCGCCTCGCATGTGATCCTGGCTTTCAGCACGCCGGAAATACTGGATTCCCTCATCAAGAGCGCGCCGTTCCCCGCCCTTGCGCCTCACACGCCCACAGGAGCCAAAGATCTTGTGAAGCTGGTCGAGAAGACACGAAATGACGGATGGCGCTTGGAAGTCAATGAAGTCGTCAATGGCATCGCCGCCATAGGCTTCCCCGTATTCAACCCTGATGGAACCTTGTTTGGAGCCCTCACCGTAGCCGGACTAGTTGATCACGTCAGGGCCACTGAGCAAGAAGTCCGAAAGGCAATGGAAGCGGCAGCCATGGAGCTGGGCGAGGCGCGCCAGGACTTCTCCCCTGCACCCACGGGCGCCGTATTCGATGCCCCGGATTCTCAGGGATCGGTGCTAGCCAAGGCAGGCACGTTGATCAGCGCCTTGGCGTCAGAGCGAGTGGCCACATCGAGCAGGCTGACAGAGTTGATCAATGAGCCAGCGAGCTCGGTTTACCGAATGCTCGGAACGCTGCAGGATATTGGCTGGATCGAACAACTCGCCAATCGAGGCGCTTTCCGGATTGGCAGCAAAATGATCTCGCTGGCCGGCAATATGCTCAATTCCCTAGACGTGCGAAGGGCCTCCTTGCCGATTCTTCGCTCGATTCACGATGCCACGGGAGAGACTGTATTCCTGTGCGTACGGCGCAATTCCCGAGCCGTGTGCATTGAGCGCATCGAAGGAAAGCGGGTCAATAGTCGCCTGCTCTCACTAGGAAGTTCTCTGCCGCTCCATGTCGGCGCTGCGCCACGGGCATTGCTTGCGTTTGAAGAACGCCCCGCGTGGGAAGACTACGCGGCACTCCTATCACAGAGCCCCGACGAACGCTTCAGCGCGCGCTCGAAGAGCAAACTCCTAGCTGAACTCCAGGACATCCGCGATGCAGGATATGTGGTGAGCGACGACGAGCTTACCCCGGGCATCGCCGCCGTTGGCGCCCCCATCTACGATCACCGCAACCACGTGGTTGCATCACTATCGATCAGCGGCTTGCGCGAGGGGATCCTCGCCTCGCCGAGCGAGGATTCCAGCGCCGCACAACTAGTGATCCAGGGTGCGCGGGAGCTCTCCAGCCGCCTGGGCGCGCGCCTCGAATGCTAG
- a CDS encoding Gfo/Idh/MocA family protein, whose translation MEKIVVGLLGITHPHASARVRALRAIEGVEVVAAADTDPRLTYFTDKYDVAPCSVDELLNDERINAVMVHSKSKDMLAHAKRAIAAGKSVVVEKPGGGTVEDLEQLLQAEAAAGANQVIQVGYNVRLAPSIERAKQLLAQGTIGEVVTVAARGSAMVGEHLTEHLKQPADMGGVLWILGCHMLDSLVSIFGTPQSVNARVHKSPRLSDESSREDSASALLNYEDLSITFSFDGHDSLEWFESSRIFVYGTKGMLEIGVLPQTLRVHVDQARDGFMPGWNEWIESRFTPPFARTESNKFSELPELENISNFHTEMQGWVDSIRNGAPILAPVQDALDVARIVAACYESSKNQGACAALSVVDYSK comes from the coding sequence ATGGAAAAAATTGTCGTTGGCTTGCTGGGTATCACCCATCCGCACGCTTCAGCCAGAGTGCGCGCGCTGCGCGCCATTGAGGGAGTGGAAGTGGTTGCAGCCGCTGACACCGACCCGCGCTTGACGTACTTCACCGACAAGTATGACGTTGCCCCTTGCAGTGTTGATGAGTTGCTCAACGATGAGCGCATTAACGCAGTCATGGTGCATTCGAAGAGCAAGGACATGCTGGCACATGCCAAACGTGCCATTGCGGCAGGGAAATCGGTTGTCGTAGAAAAACCCGGAGGTGGAACCGTCGAGGATCTCGAACAGCTCCTCCAGGCCGAAGCCGCTGCTGGTGCTAATCAGGTCATCCAGGTAGGGTACAACGTTCGCCTTGCCCCGAGCATCGAACGAGCAAAACAGCTCCTCGCGCAGGGAACGATCGGTGAAGTGGTCACCGTAGCAGCACGTGGTTCGGCCATGGTCGGCGAACACCTCACCGAACATCTCAAGCAACCAGCTGACATGGGCGGCGTACTGTGGATCCTGGGATGCCACATGCTCGACTCGCTGGTCAGCATCTTCGGCACGCCCCAGTCCGTTAATGCACGCGTCCACAAATCTCCCCGGCTCTCCGACGAGAGCAGCCGTGAAGATTCAGCCTCGGCTTTGCTGAACTACGAGGACCTATCAATTACCTTCAGCTTCGACGGGCACGACTCTCTGGAGTGGTTCGAAAGCTCAAGAATATTTGTTTACGGCACCAAGGGCATGCTTGAGATCGGCGTTCTGCCTCAAACCCTGAGAGTGCACGTTGACCAGGCTCGTGACGGATTCATGCCAGGTTGGAATGAATGGATTGAATCTCGTTTCACTCCACCCTTCGCTCGAACTGAATCGAACAAGTTCTCCGAACTGCCCGAACTTGAAAACATCTCAAATTTCCACACCGAAATGCAGGGATGGGTCGATTCAATCCGCAATGGAGCTCCGATCCTTGCCCCGGTCCAGGATGCCCTAGACGTCGCCCGAATCGTTGCAGCTTGCTACGAATCAAGCAAGAATCAAGGGGCTTGCGCAGCCTTGTCCGTTGTCGATTACAGCAAATAG
- a CDS encoding sugar phosphate isomerase/epimerase family protein translates to MTTHRTTPELIATCWLSAGDAAPLRPSEASPIEIAERISAVADSGFAGIGLVHADLVIAKETLGYQALGEMIRSAGLKHIEVEFLNDWWATGQQRRVSDQIRADLFEAAVALKARHIKVGAGNADHPLPIQLLSDAFGELADDAAMHGIQLALEATPFSNLRTTEEAIKVVMASGSPSAGLMIDIWHTAKSGLSHEELWRMLPLERVAAVEIDDGYFQTLGTVFEDTINRRTYCGEGEFNTAEFIARAIEAGYQGPWGVEVISEVHRNTPVREGLQHAFDTAIASFPHSLATSSRKA, encoded by the coding sequence ATGACAACACATCGCACTACCCCTGAGCTGATCGCCACCTGCTGGCTTAGTGCAGGTGATGCCGCGCCATTGCGCCCCAGCGAAGCCAGTCCCATCGAGATCGCTGAGCGCATTAGCGCGGTAGCCGATAGCGGCTTCGCGGGAATCGGCCTGGTTCACGCAGATCTCGTCATTGCCAAGGAAACACTTGGCTATCAAGCACTGGGCGAAATGATCCGCTCAGCCGGTTTGAAACATATCGAAGTGGAGTTTCTCAACGATTGGTGGGCTACAGGCCAACAGCGTCGGGTCTCCGATCAGATCCGTGCAGACCTGTTTGAAGCTGCTGTCGCCCTCAAGGCACGCCACATCAAGGTCGGCGCGGGCAATGCCGATCATCCGCTGCCGATCCAGTTGCTCTCCGATGCTTTCGGTGAACTGGCAGACGACGCAGCCATGCACGGAATCCAGCTGGCACTTGAAGCCACCCCGTTCTCCAATCTTCGAACAACCGAGGAGGCAATCAAAGTCGTCATGGCCAGCGGCAGCCCCTCCGCCGGCCTCATGATCGATATTTGGCACACCGCAAAATCCGGGCTCTCCCATGAGGAACTCTGGCGGATGCTGCCTCTGGAACGGGTCGCGGCGGTAGAAATCGACGATGGGTATTTCCAGACCCTAGGCACCGTTTTTGAAGATACGATCAATCGCCGGACCTACTGCGGCGAAGGCGAGTTCAATACGGCAGAATTCATAGCCCGTGCCATCGAGGCCGGCTACCAGGGACCGTGGGGTGTTGAAGTCATTTCCGAAGTGCACCGCAATACTCCGGTACGCGAAGGCCTTCAGCACGCCTTCGACACGGCCATAGCAAGTTTTCCGCATTCACTGGCAACATCTTCCCGAAAGGCCTAA